Below is a genomic region from Triticum dicoccoides isolate Atlit2015 ecotype Zavitan chromosome 5A, WEW_v2.0, whole genome shotgun sequence.
CGCCGTTGGCGCGTACGGCGGCGCGCACCTCGGTCGCGAGCCGGCCGTGCACCCGCCCGCCGGCGCGGCCCAGCCACTTCACCAGCGACGGGAACAGGATCTTGATGCCGCCGAAGGAGTTGAAGCACATGGCGAAGAGGATGTTGTGCACCGCCTCCTCCCGCGCGATCCCTATCCGCTCGCCCTCGTCGATCACCGCCTTGCCGGCGTCGCGGAAGAAGTCGGCGAGGCGGCCGTAGTCCTTCTTGATGAGCGCCGGCGGGAGGCGGAAGCTGTGGAGGAGGCCGTCCTCCACGAGGGTGGGCAGGCCGAGGCTGAGCAGCGGGCTGATCTGGAACAGCAGCCACTTGGCGATCAGCTTGGGCCCTTCGTCCCGGAGCGGCGAGTCGACGGGGTCGCGGCCGAGGAGCGCCTGGCAGAGGAAGCCGAAGGCGGCGTCGTCGTTGTAGCTGCCGAAGTCGGCCTTGCCGACGCGGGCGAGGTCGTTCTCCATGCGGCCGAAGAGGCCGCCATAGACCTCGCGGAACGTGGGGATGACGTGCTGGCGGCGGTGGGTGAGGAGGTGGAAGAGGAGCGACTTGAGCGGCGCGTGGTTGGGCTCGGCGGGGTCGACGTAGGAGAGCACGCGGTAGCCGCCGGTGAGGTCGGTGGAGGGCATGAAGGTGCCGGTGAAGAGGTCGGTCTTGTCGACGAGCGAGGTGTCGAAGAGGACCGGGAAGGAGGCGGCGTCGAGGAGCGCCACCACGCGGGGGTCCTTGGCCACGAAGGGGCCGGGGGGCATGTTGAGGCGCACCACCGTGGAGCGGTGCGCGCGGACGCGGGCGGCGAAGAAGCCGTCGCGCCCGCCGGGCCCGTAGAAGTACTCCAGCCGGTCCTTGAGCGCGCCCAGCAGCGGCGGGCCGTGCTCGCCCGGCACCTTCCgcagcggcagccgccgcttgGGCGACAGCACCTCGTGCCGGTCCGTCGCGGACGCGGACGCCCGGGCCTGCCGCCGCCTGGCGCCCGCGCTCGGCGCGGCGAAGGAGAGCTGGTGAAGCGCCGTCGCCATTTGGTTTGATCCGTGCGAGAGCTGCTACAGAGCGAAgtccacggcggcggcggctgctgctgctgcttttggTGTGCCGTGTGCTGGTGCTGGTCTGGTGTAATGACACGGTTCGGGTGTGGGGGCGGCCATTTAAAAAGCGGCGTGGGAGACGGGCAGTGCGCCTTGACTGCGCGCGTGCAAGGAGTGGGAAACGTGGGCCTTTC
It encodes:
- the LOC119303277 gene encoding allene oxide synthase 1, chloroplastic; amino-acid sequence: MATALHQLSFAAPSAGARRRQARASASATDRHEVLSPKRRLPLRKVPGEHGPPLLGALKDRLEYFYGPGGRDGFFAARVRAHRSTVVRLNMPPGPFVAKDPRVVALLDAASFPVLFDTSLVDKTDLFTGTFMPSTDLTGGYRVLSYVDPAEPNHAPLKSLLFHLLTHRRQHVIPTFREVYGGLFGRMENDLARVGKADFGSYNDDAAFGFLCQALLGRDPVDSPLRDEGPKLIAKWLLFQISPLLSLGLPTLVEDGLLHSFRLPPALIKKDYGRLADFFRDAGKAVIDEGERIGIAREEAVHNILFAMCFNSFGGIKILFPSLVKWLGRAGGRVHGRLATEVRAAVRANGGEVTMQALAEMPLVKSAVYEALRIEPPVAMQYGRAKRDMVVESHDYGYEVREGELLFGYQPMATKDPRVFPRAEDYVPDRFLGEDGERLLRYVVWSNGPESATPTLQDKQCAGKDFVVLIARLLVAELFLRYDSLDVQVGSSPLGSSVTITSLKKATF